In the Candidatus Delongbacteria bacterium genome, GTCGGCGTCGGCAGAGGCCGCAATATAGATCACCGCTGGCTCCGGCGCACGGTCCGGCGCCGCCCAGCGAGCAGAAAAGGCCGTTCAGCGAACGGCCTTGAGATCGGAAGTGGACGGTCTTCAGCGCAGAGTGCGTCCCACCGAGAGCTCCAGGTCGGCCAGGCGGTCCAGAAAATCGAGCTGCTGCTGGATGTGGCCGGTCTCCGCCTGACGCAGGGTGGCGCGTGCACTCTGGACATTCAGCAGGGTCGCCAGACCCAGGCGATAGCGCTCCTCCTCCATTTCGAAGGAACGGCGCGCCAGCTCGCGGTTCTTTTCCGTGACACGGCTCTGCTCCCAGGAGGATCCGAGGCGCGCCAGGGCATCGCCGATTTCCGAACGGGCCTGGCGGCGAGCCTGCTCCAGATTGAGTTGCTCGCGTTGCTCGTCGGCACGTCGATGCTGCCAGGTATTGGTGGTGGTGAAACCCGTGAACAGGGGCAGACGCAGATTCAGGCCCAGCCAGGTGGTGTTGTTGTCGGGAAAGAGTTCCAGATCCTTGCGCTCTTCACGGTTGATCGAGCGGCTGTAGTCCAGCCCCAGAGACAGGTTGGGCATGAAGCGGGCACGCGCGGCCGTGGTGCTCCAGCGGGCACTTTCCACGCGGTGCTGCTGGACCACAAGCTCGTAGCGGGTTTCTTCGGCCATGGCCACCAGATCCTCGGCCTGCCAGGTGGGCTGGAACACATCGAAGGGTACATCGAGAGTGGCCTGCACTCCCGGTTCGAGCCCGATCAGCACGGCCAGGGCGTCCCATGCCGAGCGCAGTTCCTGGCGCGCATTCTCCACGTTCAGCTGCTGGCTGCCCAGATCGATTTCGGTCTGCAGCACATCCAGTTGTGTCACGGCGCCCACCTCGAAACGGGCCTGGGCCAGACGGTGCTGCTCCTCGTTCTGGCGCAACAGCTCCTCCTCACGCCCCAGCAGTTCGCGACGGGCGATCACCTGATGCACCTGGCGTCGCAGATCGCGATGCAATTGCAGCTGGGCCCGCTCGTGGGCCAGACGCACATCCGCCTGGGCCAGCAGGGCCAGGCGATAGTTGGACACGGTCTCAAAGCCCTTGAACAGGTCCTGGCTGGCGCTGATCGACCAGGAATTGGAATTGGTGACGAAGCTTTCACCCGCCGGGCTGGTCTGGATGGACCCGTCGGAGGCCACGTAGTCAAAGGTTTCCCGGCGTGTCCGCGAGGTGTTGGCGCTCAGGTCCACTGTGGGCAGAAAGGTGCCCAGCGCCTGCAGCCTGTCGCCACGCAGGCTGTTCACATCCAGTTCGGCCGAGGCCACGGAGGTGTTGCCCGCGCCGCCGATGGCGTACAGGTCCGCGAAGGTGTAACTGCGGGCCGGATCCAATGTCTCGGCGAAGGCGGCGGATGTCAGGAACAGGGTCACACAAAGGGAAATCGCGGAACGCATGGACTCTCCGGTCGAATGGAAACGGGTGGCAGGGGACTAGAAGACGCCGGTATCCTCGCGAAGAAGGAATCCTGGCATTGGATCACAGTCTCCGTCGAGCATGTCCTGGCGCATCTCCTCTCGCAATTCGAGCATGTCCTGACGAAGTTCCTCGCGATTTTCCTCGAGGTCACGCCGGGCTTCTTCCATGCTTTCGCGGATCTCCTGGCGGTTCTCCTCGTCGAACGAAAAGAAGAGCATGGAGGACTCCAGTCCGTTCACCACGCCCTCGCCGATGCGGATTCCCATGTCGGCCATCGTTTCCGCTCCGTCCACGGTGCCGTCAAGCAGCAGGGCCCGTGGGGTTTCCGTGTCGGGCACGAACAGGCTGGAATGATCGCGGCTGCCGATCTGGAAGGTGAGGGTGCGCGGTTTGTGGTCCCGGTAGATCAGGATGGTGATGGTCGTACCGGGTTTCGTGCTGCGCGTGAGACGTCCCAGGCGGCCGATGCTGTCGACGCGCTTGTCGTCGAGCTGCACGATCACATCACCGACCTTGATTCCGTTCTTCTCGGCGGAAGATCCGGACACCACGCCATCGACGAGCACTCCGTATCCTTCCTCGACACCAAAGAACTCGAGCAGGTTGGTGTTGATCTCCTGCGTGGTCACTCCCAGGAAGCCCGAGTTGGAACTCACGTCCTTGCCGAAGACCTTGACCACGGGCGCGTTCCTTGGGGCCTCGCCCAATTGGGCACTCAGGGTGTGCTTCTCGCCGCCCCGCAACACGACCAGTTTGATCGTATCACCCGGTTCGTGGCGTCCCAGATAGAAACTGAGGTCGTCGCGATCGGTGACTGCCTTGCCCCCGAAGAGCAGAAACAGGTCGCCATCGCGGATGCCGGCCTTTTCGGCGGGCGATCCGTCAACGACCTGGTCGACCCGGACCGCCAGACCCTTTTCGCCATACTTGTCCAGAGAGACCGGTTCGTCGTCCAGGATCACTCCCAGAAAGGTGTCGCCGGCCAGGGCGATTCTGGCCGCGAGCAGCAGGATGGCCAGCAGGGTTTTCACGAAACACCTCCTTCGAAAGGGAACGGAATGCGGACGAGGGCAGAGTGTCTTCGCCGCGAAAGCCGCGCTTTGACCGGCTGCCGCCGCCGCAGGTTTCATCTCAACAAGCCGGAATCGGGCTCCGTGGTCCTTGTGCGACCATCGGCCGCGCCATCTGCCGAGCGCTGAGCACCGCGGATTCCATGGTGAGCGGCAAACCGGTGCGGCACCAGGCTCCACAGACCCAGAGCCCGGGCAGCAATTCGCCCGGAAGCGGTCGCAGTCGATTCCACTCGGGAGTCTGCAGGGGCAGGGCTCGCGGTTGGCGGATCAGCCAGCCCCGGCCTTCACACACGAGCCCGAGGCGGGTCAGCAGCTCCCGGCCTTCCTGCTCGAGGACCCGGCCTTCCAGCTGGCCCAGGCCACTGGCCACCAGAATCGCCGAGCGCTCCTCCACCCCCGCGTCGACCGGCGGCCTGAAGAGAAACTGGAAGCGCTCTCCAAAAAGTCCCAGCAGGCGTTCGCGCCAGGGCCAGGTTTTCACGGGCAGGTGCAGGTTGGCGATGCCCGCCGCATCGGTTGACTGCGGCAGTCCGGGCAAGCTCTCTGCCTGCCAGGCAAGCGCCAGCGCCTCGGGCGCTGCCGCCCAGACCAGCCGATCCGCCGACACGGATCCGCTCTCGCCCTCCAGCAGGAATCCGCCAGCCGGTTGACGCTTGATCGTGCGTACCGCGGCACCCAGCCGGATCTGGCCACCGGCGCGCTCGAGCTCCTGGCTCAGCGGTCCAATCAGCAGACGCTCCAGCGGCCAGCGCGTCAGCAGCGGCCTTGCGGCCTGCGCGCTGGCGAACATGGTGCGGAAGGCGGAATGGAACAACCGCGCATCCAGGGGCTCGAGGGGACCATTGAAAACCGAGAGCGCCCATTCGCGCCAGAACTCGAGTGCCACTGGCGAGTGCAGGCCCAGCCGATTCAGCAGTAGTCCCACCGTCTCGCCCTCGGCCGGATCGCTGAGTTGCAGGCGAATACCGGCCTTGAGCAGGGACAGCCGATCGCTCCAGTTCCAACCCGAGGCATTCAGCAGGCCGATGGGAAATGCCAGTGCCCCCAGCGCGGGTCGCAGCACAAGGGTGCCACGCCTGCCCGCTCGATGAATTGGATAGCGGTCCGGCTGCGTGTCCAGACCCTCGGTGGTGCCCAGCTCTTCAAGCAGATGCAGGCATTCACGGTAGCAGCCCAGAAAGAGATGCAGGCTGTTGTCGGTACGTCCGAAGGGCGAGTCCAGACTGAAAGTCGCCCCGCCCGGGTGCCGTCGCGCCTCGAGCAAGCAAACGGAAAGTCCGGCGCGGGCCAGATCGCGGGCCGCCGTGAGACCGGCCAGCCCGGCTCCCACCACCACCACATCGCTGTGTGTCATTTCCACGAAAGGGCCGTGCCCAGGGCGATCCACAGTTTGCGCCAGAGGGGATAGCGCACCTTGCCGCGAGTGACATCGTGGTCCCGTGCGCGGATCTCGACCAGCAGGCGACGGTAGAGCCGCGCCATGATCAGGGCAGGTTTCATCGAGGAGCGTTCGGACTCGGGCAAGAGGGCGAACGCGTCGTCGTACAGGCGGTCGCTGCGATCGCAGAACTCCTGCATCAGCGTGCGGAAGCCAGGGTGAAAGTTTCCGTGGATCACATCCTCGTCGCTGACACCGTGATGCAGGCGTTCGTCCTGGGGCAGGTAGATCCTGCCTTCCGCCGCATCTTCGGCCACATCTCGGGCCACGTTGGTAAGCTGCATC is a window encoding:
- a CDS encoding TolC family protein; translated protein: MRSAISLCVTLFLTSAAFAETLDPARSYTFADLYAIGGAGNTSVASAELDVNSLRGDRLQALGTFLPTVDLSANTSRTRRETFDYVASDGSIQTSPAGESFVTNSNSWSISASQDLFKGFETVSNYRLALLAQADVRLAHERAQLQLHRDLRRQVHQVIARRELLGREEELLRQNEEQHRLAQARFEVGAVTQLDVLQTEIDLGSQQLNVENARQELRSAWDALAVLIGLEPGVQATLDVPFDVFQPTWQAEDLVAMAEETRYELVVQQHRVESARWSTTAARARFMPNLSLGLDYSRSINREERKDLELFPDNNTTWLGLNLRLPLFTGFTTTNTWQHRRADEQREQLNLEQARRQARSEIGDALARLGSSWEQSRVTEKNRELARRSFEMEEERYRLGLATLLNVQSARATLRQAETGHIQQQLDFLDRLADLELSVGRTLR
- a CDS encoding PDZ domain-containing protein; protein product: MKTLLAILLLAARIALAGDTFLGVILDDEPVSLDKYGEKGLAVRVDQVVDGSPAEKAGIRDGDLFLLFGGKAVTDRDDLSFYLGRHEPGDTIKLVVLRGGEKHTLSAQLGEAPRNAPVVKVFGKDVSSNSGFLGVTTQEINTNLLEFFGVEEGYGVLVDGVVSGSSAEKNGIKVGDVIVQLDDKRVDSIGRLGRLTRSTKPGTTITILIYRDHKPRTLTFQIGSRDHSSLFVPDTETPRALLLDGTVDGAETMADMGIRIGEGVVNGLESSMLFFSFDEENRQEIRESMEEARRDLEENREELRQDMLELREEMRQDMLDGDCDPMPGFLLREDTGVF
- a CDS encoding FAD-dependent oxidoreductase, which codes for MEMTHSDVVVVGAGLAGLTAARDLARAGLSVCLLEARRHPGGATFSLDSPFGRTDNSLHLFLGCYRECLHLLEELGTTEGLDTQPDRYPIHRAGRRGTLVLRPALGALAFPIGLLNASGWNWSDRLSLLKAGIRLQLSDPAEGETVGLLLNRLGLHSPVALEFWREWALSVFNGPLEPLDARLFHSAFRTMFASAQAARPLLTRWPLERLLIGPLSQELERAGGQIRLGAAVRTIKRQPAGGFLLEGESGSVSADRLVWAAAPEALALAWQAESLPGLPQSTDAAGIANLHLPVKTWPWRERLLGLFGERFQFLFRPPVDAGVEERSAILVASGLGQLEGRVLEQEGRELLTRLGLVCEGRGWLIRQPRALPLQTPEWNRLRPLPGELLPGLWVCGAWCRTGLPLTMESAVLSARQMARPMVAQGPRSPIPAC